One Acidobacteriota bacterium genomic window, GGCGTCGACAAGGATTTTCTGGCCCATCTTCTGGGCGGTCATACTATCGTCGGCTAACAGGATCTTCAGTGGCACAAAAGGGTCCTTCGGGGGCGGAAATGCTGCACAAAAGTACTGTTAATCACTTTGTAAGTCAATGCGCGGAAGCACCTGATCATCGCCTGAGGTATTCCGCTTAAGCGGAGAGTGGCCGGCCGAAAGGCACCGGGGATTCCGCGCCCCTAGTGGGTCGAACATCCGCTCGCGAAAGCGACCAAAGGAGGCCCCGGCTGCCCCAAGGCATCACGGATCCCGCGCCGCAATCAGGTCGAGCGGCCTTTGCGAAGCGACCCCAAAAGGGAAGCGGCCGAAAAGGAAGGTGACCGCGTCCCTTAAAACGGAATCAGCTTCCGCAGCCCCTTCTTCTTTTTCTTCTTGCTGGTCGACTCGGTCTTCTTGTCGGTCCCGCTCGCCGTCTGTCCCGCCACCTGCGCCTGGTCCTGATGCGTCTGCTCGGCGGCAGCTTCGTTGGTCTGCGCGGGAAGCGGAGCCGTGGTCTCGCGCGTCTGGTTTTCCAGCTGCGGGGTGGCGTTGGCCGGCGTAGCGATGTTCAATTGTGGCTGCCCTTCCGAGCTTGGAGGCGCCTCGCTCTCCGGCGGCTTGCCTGTGCCCGCAGTGCCTTCCACGCTGAGCTGGCTTGTCCCTGCCTGCTGGCCCAACGCGTTCTGCGTCTGTCGTGCCAGTTCGGTGGCGCTCACTTGTTTCGGTTCTTCGAGCTGCGGCTCGCCCACCGTGGCAGCGTGCGTGGTGTCAGGACGCTGGCGCAGCAATCCCATCACCCTGTCGACCTTGCTCTGTTCGCTGCGGCTGGCTTCCTCGGCCTTGCTTTGCTTGATGGCTGCCGCCGTGGGCGTGGGTACGGGCTGCTTCAACGCCTGCAACCGCTCCGTTGCATCGTTCACGCGATCGGTGGCGGGATAACGCGTAAGGATCCTCCCATACGCTTCCACGGCGTGCTTGGTGTACTCGTTGATGAGCTTGCCGCGCATCGCCTCGGGCAGGCGCGCGTTCGCACGCACCCCCTCGGACAGCTTTTCGTAGGATTCCCCCAGCAGGTAGAGCGACTCATCCGCTCCGCTGTATAGCGGATAGCTCTCCGTCACGCTCTTCAACCGCGCGATGGCGGCGGGGTAGGACTCGCGCAGGAAATAGAAACGCCCGATGCGGAACTCGCGCTCCGCCAGCACTTCCTGCACTTCCAACAGATGCTCTTTCGCATCCTTGACCAGCTTGGAATCTGGATACTGCTTGATCAGCTCTTTGTATTCTTCTTCCGCGCGCTTGGCGTGGGTGTAGTCACGGTCCGGCTTCTCCATCTGCCGGTAGTGGATGTTCGCCACCTTGAGCTGCGCTTCCGCTGCTTCCGGCATGTTGGGGAAGAAGGTCTGGAAGTCCTTGTACTCGATCTCCGCCTGCGCCAGCCCGGTCGAGCCACCCTCCGCGTACCAGGAGTCGGCCACCGATAACTTGGCGCGCGCGATGTACTCCGAATCCGGATAGGTGTTGATCAGCGTTTGCAACGACAGCCGGGCAACGTCGTACTTGCCGTGCTTCATCGCGTCCATCGCGCGGTCGAACAACACTTTGTCCGGCTGCTTGGAGTTGATGTTGGCGATCGGGTTCTTCACGTTGTTGTGACGGCAACCCGTCGCCACCATGGCGACCGCGATCAAGAGGACGGTAGTAAAGACTTTCCGGGACATTAGGAACCTCTGGGAAATAGAACGATGCTCGTTAGACTCTTTGCAGCGTTGCGTCTTTCGCCGCCGCCAGCAGTTTTTCCACGTTCTTCTTCGCGTCGCCCTTGCCGAACACGGCATTGCCGGCGACCAGCACTTCCGCGCC contains:
- the bamD gene encoding outer membrane protein assembly factor BamD, which translates into the protein MSRKVFTTVLLIAVAMVATGCRHNNVKNPIANINSKQPDKVLFDRAMDAMKHGKYDVARLSLQTLINTYPDSEYIARAKLSVADSWYAEGGSTGLAQAEIEYKDFQTFFPNMPEAAEAQLKVANIHYRQMEKPDRDYTHAKRAEEEYKELIKQYPDSKLVKDAKEHLLEVQEVLAEREFRIGRFYFLRESYPAAIARLKSVTESYPLYSGADESLYLLGESYEKLSEGVRANARLPEAMRGKLINEYTKHAVEAYGRILTRYPATDRVNDATERLQALKQPVPTPTAAAIKQSKAEEASRSEQSKVDRVMGLLRQRPDTTHAATVGEPQLEEPKQVSATELARQTQNALGQQAGTSQLSVEGTAGTGKPPESEAPPSSEGQPQLNIATPANATPQLENQTRETTAPLPAQTNEAAAEQTHQDQAQVAGQTASGTDKKTESTSKKKKKKGLRKLIPF